In Acidobacteriota bacterium, one genomic interval encodes:
- a CDS encoding alpha-ketoacid dehydrogenase subunit beta codes for MAAITLLEAIRQGLWEEMERDDRVFLLGEDIGIYGGAFKVTEGFAGRFGDGRVIDTPISESAIVGAACGAAMMGMRPVAEMQFIDFISCCFDILTNYAATSRYRQGIGLPMVVRGPCGGGVHGGPFHSQNVESFFLNTPGLKMVEPSTPYDAKGLIKAAIRDEDPVLFFEHKFLYRNPKIKQEVPTDDYIVPIGKAAIRREGRDLSIITYGAMVYTALEAADSLQKEGVDAEVIDLRTLLPFDREAVLESVKKTSKVIILHEATRTGGMAGELTAVINEGAFEYLDGPVMRVTSIDTPVPYAPPLEEFFMPQVDDVVKAARALAAY; via the coding sequence ATGGCCGCAATAACTTTACTCGAAGCAATACGTCAGGGACTCTGGGAAGAGATGGAACGCGACGACCGTGTCTTTCTTCTCGGCGAAGATATTGGCATCTATGGCGGCGCGTTCAAGGTGACCGAAGGTTTCGCGGGTCGCTTCGGCGACGGGCGGGTTATCGACACTCCGATATCGGAATCGGCGATAGTCGGCGCGGCGTGCGGAGCGGCGATGATGGGGATGCGGCCGGTAGCCGAGATGCAGTTCATCGACTTCATCTCGTGCTGCTTCGACATTCTCACCAACTACGCCGCAACCAGCCGCTATCGCCAGGGGATTGGTCTGCCGATGGTCGTGCGCGGACCGTGCGGGGGAGGCGTACACGGCGGCCCTTTTCATTCGCAGAACGTCGAGTCGTTTTTTCTTAACACCCCGGGCTTGAAGATGGTCGAGCCTTCGACGCCCTACGACGCGAAAGGCTTGATCAAAGCCGCGATTCGCGACGAAGACCCGGTGCTGTTTTTCGAGCACAAGTTTTTGTACCGCAATCCGAAGATCAAGCAAGAAGTCCCGACGGACGATTACATCGTGCCGATCGGCAAGGCGGCGATCCGTCGCGAAGGGCGCGACCTCTCGATCATCACGTATGGCGCGATGGTCTACACGGCGCTTGAAGCCGCGGACAGCTTGCAGAAAGAGGGCGTAGACGCCGAGGTGATTGATCTGAGAACGCTTCTGCCGTTTGACCGCGAAGCCGTTTTGGAATCGGTTAAGAAAACGAGCAAGGTCATCATTCTGCACGAGGCAACACGCACAGGCGGTATGGCCGGCGAGCTGACCGCGGTCATAAACGAGGGAGCGTTCGAATACCTGGATGGCCCGGTGATGAGGGTGACCTCGATCGATACTCCGGTACCTTACGCGCCTCCGCTGGAAGAATTCTTTATGCCGCAAGTGGACGATGTGGTGAAGGCGGCTCGCGCGTTGGCAGCGTATTGA
- a CDS encoding thiamine pyrophosphate-dependent dehydrogenase E1 component subunit alpha has protein sequence MDLDKRQQLELLFFMRLTRSLEDRLDNLYKQGKIVGGLFRSLGQEATAVGSAYALDKHQGDILSPLTRDLGALLVIGALPREVFANYLWRATSLSRGRDQNLHITDLDRGFIGTISPLGTLIAVMNGVLLAKRMQNKKSVGMVYIGDGGTSTGAFHEAANFAAVQNLPLVIVGENNSYAYTTPTTKQMRILNLADRAKAYGMPSEIVDGNDVMAVYRSACRAVDRARDGGGPTFIEAKTFRMRGHAAHDNQSYVPKEVLDQWTKRDPITHFEKALKEKKVAGTADIDEVKKRVEATLDADLEWAESQPSPAPGDALGGVYAEDKAPSVRGVGK, from the coding sequence ATGGACCTCGATAAGCGCCAACAACTCGAACTGCTGTTCTTTATGCGGCTGACTCGCTCGCTCGAGGACCGGCTCGACAATCTGTACAAGCAGGGCAAGATAGTCGGCGGGCTTTTTCGAAGTCTCGGCCAGGAAGCAACTGCAGTCGGCTCGGCTTATGCGCTCGACAAACACCAGGGCGACATACTCTCGCCGCTGACGCGCGACCTCGGCGCTTTGCTGGTGATCGGAGCGCTGCCTCGCGAAGTCTTCGCAAACTATCTGTGGCGGGCGACCTCGCTTTCACGCGGGCGCGATCAGAACCTCCATATCACCGACCTGGATCGCGGCTTCATTGGAACAATCAGTCCGCTCGGCACCCTGATAGCCGTGATGAACGGGGTCTTGCTGGCGAAGCGAATGCAGAACAAGAAATCCGTCGGTATGGTGTACATCGGCGACGGCGGAACGAGCACCGGCGCGTTTCACGAAGCCGCGAACTTCGCCGCAGTCCAGAACCTGCCGCTGGTGATCGTGGGCGAGAATAATTCCTATGCGTACACGACCCCGACCACCAAGCAGATGCGTATTCTGAACCTGGCCGATCGCGCAAAGGCTTATGGCATGCCGAGCGAGATCGTCGACGGCAACGACGTGATGGCCGTTTATAGATCGGCTTGCCGCGCGGTTGATCGAGCGCGCGATGGAGGCGGCCCGACCTTCATCGAAGCGAAGACTTTCCGAATGCGAGGCCACGCGGCCCACGACAATCAATCGTATGTGCCGAAAGAGGTCCTGGATCAATGGACCAAGCGAGATCCGATCACGCACTTCGAAAAAGCGCTGAAGGAAAAGAAGGTTGCCGGCACTGCCGACATCGACGAGGTAAAGAAGCGCGTCGAGGCGACTCTGGACGCAGATTTGGAGTGGGCCGAAAGCCAACCTTCGCCCGCGCCCGGGGACGCTCTCGGCGGTGTTTATGCCGAAGACAAGGCGCCTTCAGTTCGCGGCGTTGGAAAATAG
- the lpdA gene encoding dihydrolipoyl dehydrogenase → MSSSTETFDVTIIGAGPGGYVAAIRAGQLGLKTAIIEKDKNLGGTCLLRGCIPTKSLLHTADLLDEFKHAKEHGIVAGSVSLDFDQAQKRKGKVVLKLAKGVEFLMRKNKVQVFKGAAHIDGPGRITVTGVDGSTQAVLTRNIVIATGSVPRSLPDLPIDGEQIITSDEILELKEIPKSLIVLGAGAVGVEFASMFLRFGTDVTILELLPRLLPIEDEEISAELAKSFKKQGIKSFTSANFRSAVRENGLVRVTARINDEDREFTAEKFLVAVGRRAYTDDLGLENTRVELEKGYIKIDDHMRTAEPNVYAIGDVIPTPWLAHVASAEGILAVETIARKNPRPINYDHVPGCTYCQPEVASVGLTEAKARERGYDVKVGHFPIPVVAKAQILGATEGMVKVVSDARYDEVLGLHLIGPHATELIVEGCVALQMEATVEELINTMHAHPTVSESIHEAFEDAHGMVIHV, encoded by the coding sequence TTGAGCTCAAGCACTGAGACGTTTGATGTAACCATAATCGGGGCGGGACCGGGCGGCTACGTTGCCGCGATTCGAGCAGGGCAGCTAGGCTTAAAGACCGCAATCATAGAAAAGGACAAGAACCTCGGCGGCACCTGCCTGTTGCGCGGGTGCATTCCAACCAAATCGCTCCTGCACACCGCCGACCTGCTCGACGAATTCAAACACGCCAAGGAACACGGCATCGTCGCGGGGTCGGTCTCGCTCGACTTCGATCAGGCCCAGAAGCGCAAAGGCAAAGTCGTCTTGAAACTCGCCAAGGGCGTCGAGTTTCTGATGCGTAAGAACAAGGTTCAGGTCTTCAAGGGAGCCGCCCACATCGATGGCCCGGGCCGGATCACGGTGACCGGCGTGGATGGCTCCACGCAGGCGGTATTGACTAGGAACATAGTTATCGCGACAGGGTCAGTCCCGCGCTCGTTGCCGGACCTTCCCATCGATGGCGAGCAGATAATCACCAGCGACGAGATACTCGAACTCAAAGAGATTCCCAAATCGCTGATCGTACTCGGCGCGGGCGCAGTAGGCGTAGAGTTCGCTTCGATGTTTTTGCGCTTCGGCACGGACGTGACGATACTCGAGCTGCTGCCGCGACTGCTTCCGATTGAAGACGAAGAGATCAGCGCCGAGCTTGCAAAATCGTTCAAGAAGCAAGGCATCAAGTCATTCACCAGCGCAAACTTCAGATCGGCAGTCAGAGAAAACGGCTTGGTGCGGGTTACCGCGCGCATCAACGACGAGGACCGCGAATTCACGGCTGAAAAGTTTCTGGTCGCGGTCGGACGCCGCGCTTACACCGACGATCTCGGACTCGAGAACACGCGCGTCGAATTGGAGAAGGGCTACATCAAGATCGACGATCACATGCGCACCGCTGAGCCTAACGTGTATGCGATTGGCGATGTGATTCCAACGCCGTGGCTCGCACACGTGGCGTCGGCCGAAGGCATTCTCGCGGTTGAAACGATCGCGAGAAAGAATCCGCGGCCGATCAACTACGACCACGTTCCCGGCTGCACTTATTGCCAGCCTGAGGTCGCGAGCGTGGGCCTGACCGAAGCGAAAGCGCGCGAACGAGGCTACGACGTGAAGGTCGGTCATTTTCCGATTCCGGTCGTCGCCAAGGCCCAGATTCTCGGTGCGACTGAAGGCATGGTGAAGGTCGTAAGCGACGCGCGTTATGACGAAGTGCTGGGGTTGCACTTGATCGGTCCGCACGCCACCGAGTTGATCGTCGAAGGCTGCGTCGCATTGCAAATGGAAGCCACGGTGGAAGAGCTGATCAACACCATGCACGCGCACCCGACAGTGTCCGAAAGCATACACGAAGCCTTCGAAGACGCGCACGGAATGGTGATTCATGTTTGA
- a CDS encoding Rieske (2Fe-2S) protein — MSDFIKIANTSDLPPGQAMVVEIDGRTIAVFNVDGQFYALDNTCMHRGGPLGEGFVDRNNLTVQCPWHGWIYSLATGASPIDSMAKVEKFEVKVEEGEVKLSLD; from the coding sequence ATGTCTGACTTCATCAAAATTGCAAACACATCGGATCTCCCGCCTGGGCAAGCGATGGTGGTGGAAATCGACGGCCGCACGATCGCCGTATTCAACGTTGACGGCCAGTTCTACGCGCTGGACAACACTTGCATGCATAGGGGCGGGCCGTTGGGTGAAGGCTTTGTCGATCGAAACAACCTGACCGTGCAATGCCCGTGGCACGGGTGGATCTACAGCCTCGCTACTGGCGCCTCGCCAATCGACTCGATGGCTAAAGTCGAAAAGTTTGAAGTAAAAGTTGAAGAAGGCGAAGTAAAGCTCTCGCTGGACTAG
- a CDS encoding M1 family metallopeptidase has product MFKARITCLFLTLAILCAPSAPSSAQNQESIFERIRREHNWIEKGLHQESVESSSLVASSVESQSIDVKHYRLQIQLAPNGFGTAGVVTGAVTITGETTGTVSAINVDAQPNLSIDSVKLDGNPNDFRRKDSRVIISFPAPVSAGRPFTVVIQYHGPGTGSSSIGGGLLFTRHGPNFVPVIATHSEPFGAPLWWPCIDNPADKATAELEVTVPQGNQAASNGVLDRTQPNADGTVTYFWREDSPLTTYLVSVAATNYERFEDSYTALDGVTTMPLVYYVYPEHLELARAKFAVTRSAMQIYADLFGEYPFLGEKYGMAEFPFGGAMEHQTITSISSSLVGSVTSSHQSTIVHELAHQWWGDLVTMKTWDDIWLNEGFATYCEVLFFERFAGLSPGELLSRSYDDGVVDGALGGTVTAENLDRPFDDQGAIYRKGGWVLHMLRHVLGDQKFFDALKQYGERFAFSNASTLDFQRVCEEYYGASLDWFFQQWIYAPGRPVYKVSFEGSDADQSGNYKVTVVIKQKQSHVIPGRADGVYIMPLDVTIHYVDGTRETRTVWDDARKRKFAFTVAKQPVDVGVDEDHWVLRKLK; this is encoded by the coding sequence ATGTTCAAAGCGCGAATCACTTGTTTGTTTTTGACGCTTGCGATTCTGTGCGCTCCCAGCGCTCCCTCGTCTGCTCAAAATCAGGAATCGATCTTCGAACGAATCAGACGCGAACACAACTGGATTGAGAAGGGCTTACATCAGGAAAGCGTTGAATCGTCCTCGCTGGTTGCGTCTTCCGTTGAGTCTCAGTCGATCGATGTGAAGCACTACCGGCTGCAGATTCAACTCGCGCCCAACGGGTTCGGTACCGCGGGCGTAGTTACGGGCGCCGTCACCATCACGGGCGAGACAACCGGGACCGTGAGCGCCATCAACGTCGATGCTCAACCAAACCTGAGTATCGATTCGGTGAAGCTCGACGGGAACCCGAACGACTTTCGGCGAAAAGACAGCCGGGTCATAATCAGCTTCCCTGCCCCCGTGTCTGCGGGAAGGCCGTTCACCGTAGTTATCCAATATCACGGACCTGGGACAGGTTCGAGCAGTATCGGCGGAGGGTTGCTGTTTACGCGGCACGGCCCTAATTTCGTGCCGGTCATTGCAACCCACAGCGAGCCCTTTGGCGCGCCGCTATGGTGGCCTTGCATCGATAATCCCGCGGACAAGGCTACGGCCGAGCTCGAAGTCACGGTGCCCCAGGGTAATCAGGCGGCCTCAAACGGCGTGCTGGATCGGACTCAGCCGAACGCGGATGGCACGGTCACATATTTCTGGCGTGAGGACTCGCCGCTTACGACCTATCTGGTGTCTGTTGCGGCCACCAACTATGAGCGATTCGAAGACAGCTACACGGCGCTCGACGGCGTAACCACGATGCCGCTGGTCTACTACGTCTACCCTGAGCATCTGGAGCTCGCGCGCGCGAAATTTGCGGTCACCCGTTCGGCGATGCAGATCTACGCCGACCTTTTTGGAGAGTATCCGTTTCTAGGCGAGAAGTACGGCATGGCTGAATTCCCGTTCGGCGGCGCGATGGAGCACCAGACGATCACCAGCATCAGCTCTTCACTCGTGGGCTCGGTCACCAGCAGCCACCAATCGACCATTGTTCACGAGCTGGCCCATCAATGGTGGGGCGACCTGGTGACGATGAAGACATGGGATGACATCTGGCTCAACGAAGGGTTTGCGACTTATTGCGAGGTCCTTTTCTTCGAGCGTTTCGCGGGTCTCTCTCCGGGCGAATTGTTGAGCAGGAGCTACGATGACGGGGTCGTGGATGGAGCGCTGGGTGGAACGGTGACCGCCGAGAATCTCGACAGGCCGTTTGATGATCAAGGCGCGATCTACCGGAAGGGCGGATGGGTGCTACACATGCTGCGTCACGTTCTCGGCGATCAGAAGTTCTTCGACGCATTGAAGCAGTACGGCGAGCGCTTCGCTTTTTCGAACGCGTCAACCCTGGACTTTCAGCGGGTGTGCGAGGAGTACTATGGCGCGTCGCTGGACTGGTTCTTCCAGCAATGGATTTACGCGCCGGGCCGTCCGGTCTACAAAGTGTCATTCGAAGGCAGCGATGCTGACCAGTCAGGGAACTACAAGGTAACGGTTGTGATCAAGCAGAAGCAATCTCACGTGATCCCCGGCCGCGCGGATGGGGTGTACATCATGCCTCTCGATGTGACGATTCATTATGTTGACGGCACTCGCGAGACACGCACAGTGTGGGATGATGCGCGCAAGCGGAAATTCGCATTCACTGTGGCTAAGCAGCCGGTTGATGTTGGAGTCGACGAGGATCACTGGGTTTTGAGGAAACTGAAATAG
- a CDS encoding M28 family peptidase, whose product MNHRHSPRRALAMLMLAALTLATAGAANRPLPTAEATSSITARDLKRHLSFLASGELGGRYTFSPSNLIAARYLASQLESYGYHGAARDGSFFQRVPLSYRNVDLAASRLTLIEGGARREFMYPDSFVAESPTNMNVSGELVFVGYGVSSPRNSHDDYAGLRVKGRIVVMSGGLSEPLKKLSLNEDEQAQPAALAHGAIGLIKIPDAQRLLTWDQLKVEFGGQQQLGLPPRTATSGKVLPEITAGPELIKAIAKAMGKESSELISPGSKLKPAELAASAEIKLRVAVKDAPPAQNVAGVLEGADSKLKDEYVVFSAHYDHLPTSDKGEVYHGADDDGSGTVSVLEIAEAFAVGPRPRRSILIVFHTGEELGLFGSEYNTDYEPVVPLRKLVANFNIDMVGRSRPEGDDDPRDARLTDKDSIYIIGADKLSTELNRLNEETNSDTARLRFDYTYNDEKHPERFYYRSDHYNYAKHGIPIIFYFTGVHRDYHRPSDVVEKIDFEKMERIDRMIFATGWRVANLDHRLVVDKRP is encoded by the coding sequence ATGAACCACCGTCATTCGCCCAGGCGCGCGCTAGCGATGCTAATGCTTGCGGCCCTCACGCTGGCGACAGCGGGCGCAGCCAATCGGCCGCTTCCAACGGCTGAAGCAACATCGAGCATCACCGCGCGCGATCTGAAGCGCCATCTCAGCTTTCTTGCTTCCGGTGAGCTGGGAGGGCGCTACACGTTCAGCCCGTCGAACCTCATAGCCGCGCGTTACCTGGCGTCTCAGCTCGAATCCTACGGCTATCACGGCGCAGCTCGCGACGGCTCGTTCTTTCAGCGAGTGCCGCTCAGCTACCGCAACGTCGATCTCGCGGCGAGCCGGCTGACGCTCATTGAGGGTGGCGCCAGGCGAGAGTTCATGTACCCGGACTCGTTTGTCGCGGAGTCGCCGACGAATATGAACGTCAGCGGCGAACTGGTTTTTGTGGGATACGGAGTCTCGTCGCCGAGGAATAGTCACGATGACTACGCCGGTCTGCGGGTAAAAGGTCGAATCGTGGTGATGTCCGGCGGCTTATCCGAGCCTCTAAAGAAATTGAGTTTGAACGAAGATGAGCAAGCGCAGCCGGCGGCGCTCGCGCACGGAGCGATTGGACTGATCAAGATTCCCGACGCGCAAAGGCTCCTTACCTGGGATCAACTCAAGGTCGAGTTCGGGGGCCAGCAACAGTTAGGCTTGCCGCCGCGAACCGCGACATCCGGAAAGGTCTTGCCCGAGATTACCGCGGGGCCGGAGCTCATAAAAGCGATCGCTAAGGCTATGGGCAAAGAGAGCTCTGAACTCATCTCGCCCGGCAGCAAGCTCAAACCCGCGGAGCTTGCCGCGAGCGCCGAGATCAAGCTTCGCGTTGCCGTGAAAGACGCGCCGCCTGCTCAAAACGTAGCCGGCGTCCTGGAGGGCGCTGATTCGAAACTCAAAGATGAGTACGTTGTGTTCAGCGCGCACTACGATCACTTGCCAACCAGCGACAAGGGTGAGGTCTATCATGGAGCTGACGATGATGGCTCGGGCACAGTGTCGGTGCTCGAAATCGCCGAGGCGTTTGCAGTCGGTCCTCGGCCGAGACGGTCAATCCTGATTGTCTTTCATACCGGCGAAGAGCTGGGCCTGTTCGGATCCGAATACAATACGGACTACGAACCAGTGGTGCCGCTCCGGAAACTTGTCGCTAATTTCAATATCGACATGGTTGGCCGAAGCCGCCCCGAAGGTGACGATGACCCGCGCGACGCTCGTCTGACCGACAAGGATTCGATTTACATAATCGGAGCCGACAAGCTTTCAACCGAGCTGAACAGGCTGAACGAAGAGACCAATTCGGACACGGCGCGCTTGCGGTTTGACTACACGTACAACGACGAAAAGCACCCCGAGCGCTTTTACTATCGCTCTGATCACTACAACTACGCCAAGCACGGCATTCCGATCATCTTCTACTTCACCGGCGTGCATCGCGACTATCACAGGCCGAGCGACGTTGTTGAGAAGATCGACTTCGAGAAGATGGAACGGATCGACAGAATGATCTTCGCGACGGGTTGGCGAGTCGCGAATCTCGATCATCGCCTGGTTGTGGACAAACGGCCTTAG
- a CDS encoding pitrilysin family protein, with the protein MQHSQKRVARPKLDVERVELPNGLVLLLSENHSIPSVSINAIVRAGSRFEPDENAGLASLVGALLDAGTTTRTSQQIAETIEASGGRLGTFGDYQSSGVVVTLLSKDIALGVDVASDLLMNATFPNEKVHQHSERRVAQIKARLDVPRTQASDAFNEIVFKGSPQHRPPIGYEETVKGLTRADVEAFDHRYYVPDNTMLAIVGDIDKSEVKSKVEATFGKWERAKTFEKFEPPQVPRPHRQTVPIERFIAASKEQVNIIIGHLGIERKNPDYYALLVMDTILGSSPGFTSRIPRILRDEQGLAYTTFSNITSSAGLDPGRFIAYIGTAPENLGRAIAGLRAEIARIVEEPVSEEELETATSYLTGSFVLRFQKNSQVAEFLLEAEVYGLGFDYLEKYPDLIRAITIEDVSRVARAHIDPRNLTTVVVGPIDELGTIGSSTDFSL; encoded by the coding sequence GTGCAACATAGTCAAAAGCGCGTCGCGCGCCCGAAGCTGGATGTTGAGCGTGTCGAGCTGCCGAACGGGCTTGTCCTGTTGCTCTCGGAGAATCACTCGATTCCCTCTGTTTCAATAAACGCGATCGTGCGCGCCGGGTCGCGCTTCGAGCCCGACGAGAACGCGGGGCTTGCTTCTCTTGTCGGCGCGCTTTTGGATGCCGGTACTACGACTCGAACGTCGCAGCAGATCGCCGAAACTATCGAAGCTTCCGGAGGGCGGCTCGGCACTTTTGGGGACTATCAATCCAGCGGCGTTGTGGTCACGCTGCTTTCGAAGGACATCGCGCTTGGCGTGGACGTCGCGTCGGATCTGTTGATGAACGCGACCTTTCCCAATGAAAAAGTCCATCAGCACAGCGAACGCCGGGTCGCCCAGATCAAAGCGCGGCTCGACGTGCCGCGCACTCAAGCTTCGGACGCCTTCAATGAGATAGTGTTCAAGGGTTCGCCCCAGCATCGCCCTCCGATAGGTTATGAAGAGACCGTGAAGGGACTCACGAGAGCGGACGTAGAGGCTTTCGATCATCGCTACTACGTGCCCGATAACACGATGCTCGCAATAGTCGGCGACATCGACAAGAGTGAAGTGAAGAGCAAGGTCGAAGCGACGTTTGGAAAATGGGAGCGCGCCAAAACGTTCGAAAAGTTCGAACCACCGCAGGTGCCGCGACCTCATCGCCAGACGGTTCCGATCGAGAGATTCATCGCCGCTTCCAAGGAACAGGTCAACATCATCATCGGGCACCTGGGAATCGAACGAAAAAATCCGGACTACTACGCCCTCCTGGTGATGGACACGATCCTCGGATCAAGTCCTGGGTTCACGTCGCGCATACCTCGAATCCTTCGCGACGAGCAGGGGCTCGCTTACACTACATTCAGCAATATTACTTCGAGTGCGGGGCTCGACCCGGGCCGGTTCATTGCGTACATTGGAACCGCTCCCGAAAATCTCGGCCGCGCTATCGCGGGTCTGCGAGCTGAGATCGCGCGCATAGTCGAAGAGCCGGTCAGCGAAGAAGAACTCGAGACGGCGACGTCATATCTGACTGGCAGCTTCGTTCTGCGCTTTCAGAAGAATTCGCAGGTCGCTGAGTTTCTACTGGAAGCTGAAGTCTACGGGCTCGGCTTTGACTACCTCGAGAAATACCCTGATCTGATCCGGGCAATCACAATCGAAGACGTTTCTCGCGTTGCGCGCGCACACATCGACCCGCGAAATCTGACCACGGTCGTCGTCGGCCCGATCGACGAACTGGGAACGATCGGCAGTAGCACAGACTTTAGTCTGTAG
- a CDS encoding pitrilysin family protein: MTTLIATADAEARTDIQTKSFITRSVHKAVLANGLTVLTRESREKAVVATMIWYRAGSRNEEFGQTGKSHFLEHMLFKGTDRYKKGEIDLITHLNGGANNAFTWLDFTAYYFTFASDRWGAALEIEASRMRGTMFDEEEFASEKQVVQEELRIGLDGPWEVLENEVWATAFRQHPYHWPTVGWLEDLEAASAADMKAYYDRWYHPRNATVVLVGDFDTGEALQKIENLFGSIAPGPEAAPINIVEPPQRGEKRLLVRKETPVERLLIAYHAPEVAHPDSYPLKVAETLLSTGKSSRLYQRLVERDQAVTNADASYHDHIDPALFYFQAELKPGFNIGDVERATYDEIDRLKRGDISAAEIEKAKRQIEASLVLGSEEPLQQAILLGQYETIAFGERVPVESRGYLYLDTLLERIAAVTIDDVAAAAQKYFTQDNRTVGYLINEGKLDERENGRAT; encoded by the coding sequence ATGACGACGCTGATCGCTACCGCGGACGCAGAAGCCAGGACGGATATACAAACGAAGTCATTCATCACTCGAAGCGTTCACAAAGCAGTGCTCGCAAACGGACTCACCGTGCTGACCAGGGAGTCGCGCGAGAAGGCGGTTGTGGCGACGATGATCTGGTATCGCGCCGGCTCGCGGAACGAGGAGTTCGGGCAGACGGGCAAGTCGCATTTCCTCGAGCACATGCTGTTCAAAGGCACGGACCGCTACAAGAAGGGCGAGATCGACCTGATCACCCACCTGAACGGCGGAGCAAACAACGCGTTCACCTGGCTCGACTTCACCGCGTACTACTTCACGTTCGCCTCGGACCGATGGGGGGCGGCTCTGGAAATCGAAGCGAGCCGCATGCGGGGCACTATGTTCGACGAAGAAGAATTCGCTTCCGAGAAGCAGGTAGTCCAGGAAGAGTTGCGCATTGGGCTCGACGGTCCGTGGGAGGTGCTCGAAAACGAGGTTTGGGCTACGGCATTTCGCCAGCACCCGTATCACTGGCCCACCGTCGGTTGGCTCGAAGACCTGGAAGCGGCTTCGGCAGCCGATATGAAGGCCTACTATGACAGGTGGTATCACCCGCGCAACGCGACGGTTGTACTGGTCGGCGATTTCGATACGGGTGAGGCGCTTCAGAAAATCGAAAATCTGTTTGGTTCGATCGCGCCGGGTCCGGAGGCCGCGCCGATCAACATTGTCGAGCCTCCGCAGCGTGGCGAGAAGCGCCTGCTCGTAAGAAAAGAAACACCAGTCGAGCGGTTGCTGATCGCCTATCATGCACCGGAAGTCGCCCACCCGGACTCCTACCCGCTAAAGGTGGCCGAGACGCTTCTGTCGACCGGCAAGTCTTCACGGCTTTATCAGCGCCTGGTCGAGCGCGACCAGGCGGTCACCAACGCAGATGCCAGTTATCACGATCATATCGATCCGGCGCTTTTTTATTTTCAAGCTGAGCTGAAGCCTGGCTTCAACATAGGCGATGTAGAGCGCGCAACCTACGACGAGATCGATCGGCTGAAACGCGGCGACATTTCGGCTGCTGAGATTGAGAAAGCCAAGCGCCAGATCGAAGCTTCTCTCGTGCTGGGCAGTGAGGAGCCGTTGCAACAGGCGATCTTGCTCGGACAGTACGAAACGATTGCCTTCGGCGAGCGCGTGCCCGTCGAGTCGCGGGGCTATCTCTATCTGGATACGCTGCTGGAACGAATCGCGGCCGTCACGATTGATGATGTGGCAGCAGCCGCGCAAAAGTATTTCACCCAGGACAACCGAACAGTTGGCTACTTGATTAACGAGGGCAAACTCGACGAACGGGAGAATGGCCGTGCAACATAG
- a CDS encoding HU family DNA-binding protein translates to MTKAELVEEVARAAELNKRDAEVIVETVFGSIIGALHKGEKVELRGFGSFRTRERGPRRGRNPKTGEPVDVPAKRVPYFKPGKELKEYFTESPAASAATAPLEAQPAAATEGSGSASSEGAVAGGSPSHSTNESSEGEGSSGGSAV, encoded by the coding sequence ATGACTAAGGCAGAACTTGTGGAGGAAGTGGCTCGGGCGGCTGAGCTGAACAAACGCGACGCTGAAGTGATAGTCGAAACCGTCTTCGGCTCGATAATCGGCGCGCTGCACAAAGGTGAAAAGGTCGAGTTGCGCGGCTTCGGAAGCTTTCGCACTCGCGAGCGAGGCCCGCGCCGCGGCCGCAATCCTAAGACCGGCGAGCCGGTTGATGTTCCAGCCAAGCGCGTCCCTTACTTCAAGCCCGGCAAGGAACTGAAAGAGTACTTCACTGAGAGCCCGGCCGCGAGCGCCGCAACTGCGCCACTAGAGGCCCAGCCCGCCGCCGCAACAGAGGGCAGTGGCTCCGCTTCCAGCGAGGGCGCCGTCGCCGGCGGATCACCTTCCCATTCGACAAACGAAAGCTCCGAGGGCGAAGGCTCATCGGGTGGCTCAGCCGTTTGA